A single region of the Chiroxiphia lanceolata isolate bChiLan1 chromosome 22, bChiLan1.pri, whole genome shotgun sequence genome encodes:
- the PUSL1 gene encoding tRNA pseudouridine synthase-like 1 isoform X2: MGCAPARYLVFFQYFGTSGVMETKRDQALIGVQNYLEKAAEGLKASAPIKFRISSRTDTGVHALCNAAHLDIQRGPGKPHFSEEQLLSSLNKHLRPEPIRILSAHRVPSSFHARFSALSRTYIYRLLLGCAHHSQVPVFERDLCWAPAGGPLNVPAMQEAAQFLLGTHDFSTFRSLHSEAEFTSPVRTIFQLDIQPSAGFLSHHYEHRALEFWEVKIRGRSFLYRQVRRMVGALVAVGMGRLAPHHVKELLEVKDALAFPPNIMAPPSGLFLKSVEYDQADLDVTVAPGG, from the exons ATGGGCTGTGCCCCGGCCCGGTACCTGGTGTTCTTTCAGTACTTTGGCACCAG TGGGGTTATGGAGACTAAGAGGGATCAGGCACTGATTGGAGTCCAGAATTATTTGGAG aaggcagcagagggCCTCAAGGCCAGCGCTCCCATCAAGTTCCGCATCTCCAGCCGGACGGACACGGGGGTCCACGCGCTCTGCAACGCCGCCCACCTGGACATCCAGAGGGGCCCAGGGAAGCCCCATTTCAGTGAGGaacagctcctctccagcctcaACAAGCACCTCAGGCCCGAGCCCATCCG catCCTGAGTGCCCACCGAGTGCCCAGCAGCTTCCATGCCCGGTTCTCTGCCCTGTCCAGGACCTACATTTACAGGCTgttgctgggctgtgcccaccaTTCCCAGGTGCCTGTGTTTGAGCGGGATCtgtgctgggctcctgctggAGG CCCCCTGAACGTTCCTGCCATGCAGGAGGCAGCACAATTCCTGCTGGGAACCCACGACTTCAGCACCTTCCGCTCCCTCCACTCCGAGGCGGAATTCACGTCTCCGGTCAGGACCATCTTCCAGCTGGACATCCAACCTTCTGCTGGCTTCCTATCCCACCACTACGAGCACAG GGCTCTGGAGTTCTGGGAGGTGAAGATCAGGGGCAGGTCGTTCCTTTACCGACAG GTCAGGAGGATGGTGGGGGCTCTGGTTGCAGTTGGCATGGGGAGGTTGGCACCTCATCACgtgaaggagctgctggaggtcaAAGATGCCCTGGCTTTTCCTCCCAATATCATGGCCCCGCCCTCGGGGCTCTTCCTGAAATCCGTGGAATACGACCAGGCAG ATTTGGACGTGACAGTGGCCCCAGGAGGGTGA
- the PUSL1 gene encoding tRNA pseudouridine synthase-like 1 isoform X1, giving the protein MGCAPARYLVFFQYFGTRYSGVMETKRDQALIGVQNYLEKAAEGLKASAPIKFRISSRTDTGVHALCNAAHLDIQRGPGKPHFSEEQLLSSLNKHLRPEPIRILSAHRVPSSFHARFSALSRTYIYRLLLGCAHHSQVPVFERDLCWAPAGGPLNVPAMQEAAQFLLGTHDFSTFRSLHSEAEFTSPVRTIFQLDIQPSAGFLSHHYEHRALEFWEVKIRGRSFLYRQVRRMVGALVAVGMGRLAPHHVKELLEVKDALAFPPNIMAPPSGLFLKSVEYDQADLDVTVAPGG; this is encoded by the exons ATGGGCTGTGCCCCGGCCCGGTACCTGGTGTTCTTTCAGTACTTTGGCACCAGGTACAG TGGGGTTATGGAGACTAAGAGGGATCAGGCACTGATTGGAGTCCAGAATTATTTGGAG aaggcagcagagggCCTCAAGGCCAGCGCTCCCATCAAGTTCCGCATCTCCAGCCGGACGGACACGGGGGTCCACGCGCTCTGCAACGCCGCCCACCTGGACATCCAGAGGGGCCCAGGGAAGCCCCATTTCAGTGAGGaacagctcctctccagcctcaACAAGCACCTCAGGCCCGAGCCCATCCG catCCTGAGTGCCCACCGAGTGCCCAGCAGCTTCCATGCCCGGTTCTCTGCCCTGTCCAGGACCTACATTTACAGGCTgttgctgggctgtgcccaccaTTCCCAGGTGCCTGTGTTTGAGCGGGATCtgtgctgggctcctgctggAGG CCCCCTGAACGTTCCTGCCATGCAGGAGGCAGCACAATTCCTGCTGGGAACCCACGACTTCAGCACCTTCCGCTCCCTCCACTCCGAGGCGGAATTCACGTCTCCGGTCAGGACCATCTTCCAGCTGGACATCCAACCTTCTGCTGGCTTCCTATCCCACCACTACGAGCACAG GGCTCTGGAGTTCTGGGAGGTGAAGATCAGGGGCAGGTCGTTCCTTTACCGACAG GTCAGGAGGATGGTGGGGGCTCTGGTTGCAGTTGGCATGGGGAGGTTGGCACCTCATCACgtgaaggagctgctggaggtcaAAGATGCCCTGGCTTTTCCTCCCAATATCATGGCCCCGCCCTCGGGGCTCTTCCTGAAATCCGTGGAATACGACCAGGCAG ATTTGGACGTGACAGTGGCCCCAGGAGGGTGA
- the PUSL1 gene encoding tRNA pseudouridine synthase-like 1 isoform X3 has product METKRDQALIGVQNYLEKAAEGLKASAPIKFRISSRTDTGVHALCNAAHLDIQRGPGKPHFSEEQLLSSLNKHLRPEPIRILSAHRVPSSFHARFSALSRTYIYRLLLGCAHHSQVPVFERDLCWAPAGGPLNVPAMQEAAQFLLGTHDFSTFRSLHSEAEFTSPVRTIFQLDIQPSAGFLSHHYEHRALEFWEVKIRGRSFLYRQVRRMVGALVAVGMGRLAPHHVKELLEVKDALAFPPNIMAPPSGLFLKSVEYDQADLDVTVAPGG; this is encoded by the exons ATGGAGACTAAGAGGGATCAGGCACTGATTGGAGTCCAGAATTATTTGGAG aaggcagcagagggCCTCAAGGCCAGCGCTCCCATCAAGTTCCGCATCTCCAGCCGGACGGACACGGGGGTCCACGCGCTCTGCAACGCCGCCCACCTGGACATCCAGAGGGGCCCAGGGAAGCCCCATTTCAGTGAGGaacagctcctctccagcctcaACAAGCACCTCAGGCCCGAGCCCATCCG catCCTGAGTGCCCACCGAGTGCCCAGCAGCTTCCATGCCCGGTTCTCTGCCCTGTCCAGGACCTACATTTACAGGCTgttgctgggctgtgcccaccaTTCCCAGGTGCCTGTGTTTGAGCGGGATCtgtgctgggctcctgctggAGG CCCCCTGAACGTTCCTGCCATGCAGGAGGCAGCACAATTCCTGCTGGGAACCCACGACTTCAGCACCTTCCGCTCCCTCCACTCCGAGGCGGAATTCACGTCTCCGGTCAGGACCATCTTCCAGCTGGACATCCAACCTTCTGCTGGCTTCCTATCCCACCACTACGAGCACAG GGCTCTGGAGTTCTGGGAGGTGAAGATCAGGGGCAGGTCGTTCCTTTACCGACAG GTCAGGAGGATGGTGGGGGCTCTGGTTGCAGTTGGCATGGGGAGGTTGGCACCTCATCACgtgaaggagctgctggaggtcaAAGATGCCCTGGCTTTTCCTCCCAATATCATGGCCCCGCCCTCGGGGCTCTTCCTGAAATCCGTGGAATACGACCAGGCAG ATTTGGACGTGACAGTGGCCCCAGGAGGGTGA
- the LOC116797439 gene encoding G-protein coupled receptor 183-like has protein sequence MSSSPAETMAGASWASNGTVASGSSELWLEADSQDSLFTVTYSVVFVLGLVGNTLALALLSCRARHTSHSYIYLINLALLDTLFVCVLPFKIHSHLQGSNWTLGAAACGITGTLFHLNIYLSIAFFTCLCVDRYVAVLHPFAYIQLRAGHCVLVATALWVVALGVTVPLVLAGPLHQRGVGNTTTCLNFPTGSWTWREAPHDVLALLLGSVVPSSLILVGFPLAACRISRVRRGMARRKALSTIYIILAICALCFLPSHLTHLLHFLTRVQLSQDESFSILIHRMRRVNLALVSLSCCLTPLLCYHSSSSKQCHCSFRLRFRSKKVFTICDRNFGEPSCDYKLQQRCGGKNPRGGTNWFTSNPRGF, from the exons ATgtcctcctctccagcagaaacCATGGCAGGTGCTTCCTGGGCCTCCAACGGGACAGTTGCCAGCGGCAGCTCAGAGCTCTGGTTGGAAGCAGATTCCCAGGATTCCTTGTTCACCGTCACCTACAGCGTTGTCTTCgtgctggggctggtgggaaacaccctggccctggccctgctgtcctgcagagcGAGGCACACGTCCCACTCCTACATTTACCTGATCaacctggccctgctggacaCCCTGTTTGTCTGCGTGCTGCCTTTCAAAATCCATTCCCACCTGCAGGGGAGCAACTGGACCTTGGGGGCCGCTGCCTGTGGGATCACAGGGACCCTGTTCCACCTCAACATCTACCTCAGCATCGCCTTCTTCACCTGCCTCTGCGTGGACCGTTACGTGGCCGTGCTGCACCCCTTCGCCTACATCCAGCTCAGGGCCGGCCACTGCGTGCTGGTGGCCACGGCCCTGTGGGTGGTGGCCCTCGGTGTCACCGTCCCGCTTGTCCTCGCGGGTCCCCTCCACCAGCGGGGTGTGGGGAACACCACAACCTGCCTGAACTTCCCCACGGGCAGCTGGACCTGGCGAGAGGCCCCTCACGATGTCCTGGCCTTGCTGTTGGGGTCCGTGGTGCCGTCCTCCCTCATCCTGGTGGGATTCCCGCTCGCGGCCTGCAGGATCTCCCGCGTCAGGCGCGGCATGGCCCGGAGGAAGGCCCTGAGCACCATCTACATCATCCTGGCCATCTGTGCCCTGTGCTTCCTCCCCTCTCACCTCACCCACCTGCTGCACTTCCTGACGAGGgtgcagctcagccaggacgaGTCGTTCTCCATCCTGATCCACAGGATGAGGAGGGTCAACCTGGCCCTGGTGagcctcagctgctgcctcaccCCGCTCCTCTGCTACCACAGCTCTTCCAGCAAGCAGTGCCACTGCAGCTTCAGGCTCAGGTTCAGGTCTAAAAAGGTGTTCACCATCTGTGACCGGAATTTCGGGGAGCCCTCCTGTGATTATAAACTCCAGCAGAGATGTGGGGGCAAAAACCCCAGAGGTGGAACCAACTGGTTCACTTCAA ACCCACGTGGCTTCTGA